The Oscillatoria salina IIICB1 genome contains a region encoding:
- a CDS encoding type II toxin-antitoxin system RelE family toxin has product MDYEIEIIPLAIKLLAKIKDQREQKLLRKKIEKLKQEPEKQGKPLTGQFKGYRSVRAVGQRYRIIYRIDKNRIIVVIIGVGMRQEGSRQDVYEVVGRLLEEE; this is encoded by the coding sequence ATGGATTACGAAATTGAAATTATTCCTCTGGCGATTAAATTGTTAGCAAAAATCAAAGACCAACGCGAACAAAAATTACTTCGCAAAAAAATTGAGAAACTTAAACAAGAGCCAGAAAAACAAGGTAAACCCTTAACTGGACAATTTAAAGGTTATCGCAGTGTTAGGGCTGTTGGTCAACGTTATCGGATTATTTATCGTATTGATAAAAATCGAATAATTGTCGTAATAATTGGCGTAGGAATGCGTCAAGAAGGATCTCGCCAAGATGTTTACGAGGTAGTAGGGCGTTTGCTAGAAGAAGAGTAA
- a CDS encoding retroviral-like aspartic protease family protein: protein LTNAIDEALIRRGLLAPRLLRSLSTQALVDTGAVYLVIPATIAQQLGLEILGQQGVKYADGRVETVGLTEPLKIECEGRETTEDAVVTGDEVLIGQVVLEKLDLLVDCKNQRLIPNPANPDRPVFRV, encoded by the coding sequence ATTAACTAATGCGATCGATGAAGCGTTAATTCGTCGCGGTTTGCTTGCTCCAAGATTGCTGCGATCGCTCTCGACTCAAGCACTTGTTGATACGGGTGCAGTTTATTTAGTTATTCCTGCTACCATAGCCCAACAATTGGGCTTGGAAATTTTAGGTCAGCAAGGTGTAAAATATGCCGATGGCAGAGTAGAAACTGTCGGCTTGACTGAACCTTTAAAAATTGAGTGTGAAGGGCGTGAAACTACAGAAGATGCAGTCGTAACTGGCGATGAAGTGTTAATTGGTCAAGTGGTATTAGAAAAGTTAGATTTGCTTGTAGATTGTAAAAATCAGCGCTTGATACCCAATCCTGCTAATCCCGATCGTCCGGTATTTCGAGTTTAG